Proteins encoded by one window of Chondromyces crocatus:
- a CDS encoding extracellular solute-binding protein: MRSFAFALLAALITVLVGLPGLALADGRPIRVWHAKRDAEARALAEVLASWKGAALDVLPLPYDAYARKLEASIPIGDGPDLFVDEHGRLGNFRARGIVAPVGDALEGEAVFIGPALDALRAEGQVWGLPIGQKCLALFVNTALAPEVPADLEGIAALRTTLPRGVYPLVYEAQGLYAHAAILGAFGVPLLTEDGQFGVVGPEAAKSLALVKWLLDEQAIPGDASGALIGDLFRAGQAAFAISGPWFTGGLSPEVQQRTRVVPLPKVRATRQPMRPLLGVEAVMLTPDGARRSEVRALARHLASAGASEVRLKIAGIPPARSDVEVPADDPFVSAFVEQAKVAIPQPTSPASRSLWDPMDRAIRKVLRGVATPEEALEEAQHRFDDVRRPLPPPASPAPLVLVLGVLCLLGALRWVRLARSGELGPALKRSLPAYKYVLHAVVVVGVLVITPLVIGAATSLFASRQEEPQRYVGLANFIDILTARGGPLFASGSFYLVLAVTLLWTVVNVFFHVTLGAALALLLHRPTLRLRALYRVLLIVPWAVPSYVTALSWKGLFHRQYGAVTGLLEWLNGVFGTTMEPISWFSSFATAFTANAATNIWLGFPFMMVITLGALTAVPDDVLEAAWVDGASRWQRLTLITLPMIRPTLAPSITLGAIWTFNMFNVVFLVSGGDPDGTTDILISEAYRWAFTREGQYGYAAAYSVLIFLLLVGATRTLNRKKIPAESAKEAQPAPGDAAAQARPEAA; this comes from the coding sequence ATGAGGTCCTTCGCCTTCGCGCTGCTCGCCGCCCTGATCACGGTCCTCGTCGGGCTGCCTGGGCTGGCCTTGGCGGACGGGCGGCCGATCCGGGTGTGGCATGCGAAGCGCGACGCGGAGGCCCGGGCGCTCGCCGAGGTGCTGGCGTCATGGAAGGGGGCGGCGCTCGACGTTTTGCCGCTGCCGTACGACGCGTATGCGCGGAAGCTGGAGGCCTCGATCCCGATCGGGGACGGGCCTGATCTGTTCGTCGACGAGCACGGGCGCCTCGGCAATTTCAGGGCGCGTGGGATCGTGGCGCCAGTGGGGGATGCGCTCGAGGGCGAGGCGGTGTTCATCGGGCCCGCGCTCGACGCGCTGCGGGCCGAGGGACAGGTCTGGGGGTTGCCGATCGGGCAGAAGTGCCTCGCGCTCTTCGTCAACACGGCGCTCGCTCCCGAGGTGCCCGCGGATCTGGAGGGCATCGCGGCGCTGCGGACCACGCTGCCCCGAGGGGTCTACCCGCTGGTCTACGAGGCGCAGGGGCTCTATGCGCATGCGGCCATCCTCGGCGCGTTCGGCGTCCCGCTGCTCACGGAGGACGGGCAGTTCGGGGTGGTCGGTCCCGAGGCAGCAAAGTCGCTCGCGCTCGTGAAGTGGCTGCTCGATGAGCAGGCGATCCCCGGGGACGCGAGCGGCGCGCTGATCGGGGACCTCTTCCGGGCGGGGCAGGCGGCGTTCGCGATCAGCGGGCCCTGGTTCACCGGCGGGCTCTCGCCCGAGGTGCAGCAGCGGACGCGGGTGGTGCCGCTGCCGAAGGTCCGGGCGACGAGGCAGCCGATGCGCCCGCTGCTGGGGGTGGAGGCGGTGATGCTCACGCCGGACGGCGCGCGGCGGTCCGAGGTGCGAGCGCTGGCGCGTCACCTGGCGAGTGCCGGGGCGTCCGAGGTGCGGCTGAAGATCGCGGGGATTCCGCCGGCGCGCTCCGACGTCGAGGTGCCGGCGGACGATCCGTTCGTGAGCGCGTTCGTCGAGCAAGCGAAGGTGGCCATCCCGCAACCGACCTCACCTGCGAGCCGCTCCCTGTGGGACCCGATGGACCGGGCCATCCGCAAGGTGCTGCGCGGGGTGGCCACGCCCGAGGAGGCGCTCGAAGAGGCGCAGCACCGCTTCGACGACGTGCGTCGGCCACTGCCGCCGCCGGCGTCTCCTGCGCCGCTCGTTTTGGTGCTCGGGGTACTCTGCTTGCTCGGGGCGCTGCGGTGGGTGCGGCTCGCGCGCTCGGGTGAGCTGGGACCTGCGCTGAAGCGCTCGCTGCCGGCATACAAATACGTGCTCCACGCGGTGGTGGTCGTGGGGGTCCTGGTGATCACGCCGCTCGTCATCGGCGCGGCCACGTCGCTCTTCGCGAGCCGACAGGAGGAGCCGCAGCGGTACGTGGGGCTGGCGAACTTCATCGACATCCTGACGGCGCGCGGCGGCCCCTTGTTCGCGAGCGGGTCGTTCTACCTCGTCCTCGCCGTGACCTTGCTCTGGACGGTGGTGAACGTCTTCTTCCACGTGACACTGGGTGCGGCGCTGGCCCTGTTGCTGCATCGGCCCACGCTTCGGCTGCGCGCGCTCTACCGGGTGCTGCTCATCGTGCCCTGGGCCGTGCCGAGCTACGTGACGGCGCTCTCGTGGAAGGGGCTCTTCCACCGGCAGTACGGGGCGGTGACCGGCCTCCTGGAGTGGCTGAACGGGGTGTTCGGCACGACCATGGAGCCCATTTCCTGGTTCTCGAGCTTCGCCACGGCGTTCACGGCGAACGCGGCCACGAACATCTGGCTCGGCTTCCCGTTCATGATGGTGATCACTCTGGGCGCGCTCACGGCGGTGCCCGACGACGTGCTGGAGGCCGCGTGGGTGGACGGGGCCTCGCGCTGGCAGCGGCTGACGCTGATCACCCTGCCCATGATCCGGCCCACGCTGGCGCCGTCGATCACCCTGGGCGCGATCTGGACGTTCAACATGTTCAACGTGGTCTTCCTGGTCTCGGGCGGTGATCCGGACGGGACCACCGACATCCTGATTTCCGAAGCCTACCGCTGGGCGTTCACGCGCGAGGGACAGTACGGTTACGCCGCAGCGTACTCGGTGCTGATCTTCCTGTTGCTCGTGGGCGCGACGCGGACCTTGAACCGCAAGAAGATCCCGGCCGAGAGCGCCAAGGAGGCGCAGCCCGCCCCTGGGGATGCGGCGGCACAGGCCCGCCCGGAGGCCGCATGA